The following proteins are encoded in a genomic region of Natrinema sp. DC36:
- a CDS encoding METTL5 family protein produces MSGPSRSTLARRLESVEDFSEPSARLEQYLTPAELAAHLCHLAGLQGDLERRVVDLGTGTGMLAIAASLAGAERVAGIDLDAEALEIARRNERTVAGGGSPSSGAESRDHRIEWLRGDVSRHPFSLTDATVLSNPPFGAQRGNRHADRAFLETAREIGSVSYTIHNEGSQTFVESFADDEGGSVTHAFRAEFPIPKRFEFHTAAQETLEAEVFRIEWSSLE; encoded by the coding sequence ATGTCCGGTCCGTCTCGGAGCACGCTCGCTCGTCGACTCGAGTCGGTCGAGGACTTTTCCGAGCCCTCGGCGCGCCTCGAACAGTATCTGACGCCGGCGGAGCTGGCGGCTCACCTCTGCCATCTGGCGGGCTTGCAGGGGGACCTCGAGCGTCGGGTCGTCGACCTCGGCACCGGAACGGGGATGCTCGCGATCGCGGCGTCGCTCGCCGGTGCCGAGCGGGTCGCGGGGATCGATCTGGACGCGGAAGCGCTCGAGATCGCTCGGCGGAACGAGCGGACGGTTGCGGGCGGTGGCAGTCCCAGTAGCGGTGCTGAGAGTCGGGATCACCGGATCGAGTGGCTCCGCGGCGACGTCTCCCGTCATCCGTTTTCGCTCACCGACGCCACCGTGCTCTCGAATCCCCCCTTCGGTGCCCAGCGCGGGAACCGACACGCGGATCGGGCGTTCCTCGAGACGGCTCGCGAGATCGGGTCCGTCTCCTATACGATCCACAACGAGGGGAGCCAGACGTTCGTGGAATCGTTCGCCGACGACGAGGGCGGGTCGGTGACCCACGCGTTCCGGGCCGAGTTCCCGATTCCGAAGCGCTTCGAGTTTCACACCGCGGCACAGGAGACGCTCGAGGCCGAGGTCTTTCGCATCGAGTGGTCGTCTCTGGAGTAA
- a CDS encoding zinc finger domain-containing protein has protein sequence MDECPRCGGAIEELSLGDVSTISCSRCGFADIPVEHQPTGEDVESWRDAFNRFYEESADT, from the coding sequence ATGGACGAGTGTCCACGGTGTGGGGGGGCCATCGAAGAACTCTCGCTCGGCGACGTGTCGACGATCTCGTGTTCCCGGTGTGGGTTCGCAGACATCCCCGTCGAACACCAGCCGACCGGGGAGGACGTCGAGTCCTGGCGAGACGCCTTCAATCGATTCTACGAGGAGTCGGCCGACACCTGA
- a CDS encoding DUF3592 domain-containing protein has product MSSPSISSIGIRHLFPIIIIVVGISMSGYGAVNYYQQNQAVENAVEVKATITGTDIETVHHRRSDNYAPVVTFEYRYQGTSYTSNNMYPTGAGLSYDSKSKARELLQKYESGERITAYVNPSSPSSGFIKEKQSKKPLYFLGIGGFLALASVVQFFRSS; this is encoded by the coding sequence ATGTCGTCCCCTTCGATCAGTTCCATCGGAATACGGCATCTCTTCCCGATTATCATAATCGTCGTCGGAATCTCCATGAGTGGATACGGTGCAGTGAATTACTATCAACAAAACCAAGCAGTAGAGAACGCCGTCGAAGTGAAAGCCACTATTACTGGAACGGACATCGAGACTGTCCACCACCGACGCAGTGACAATTATGCCCCAGTAGTCACCTTCGAGTATCGTTATCAGGGTACGTCGTACACATCAAATAATATGTATCCGACTGGAGCGGGCCTAAGCTACGACAGCAAATCGAAAGCGAGAGAATTACTACAAAAATACGAATCAGGTGAACGGATTACCGCGTATGTGAATCCATCTTCCCCGAGCAGTGGCTTTATTAAAGAAAAACAATCGAAGAAACCGCTTTACTTTCTGGGGATTGGCGGATTTCTCGCCCTCGCTTCTGTCGTTCAGTTCTTCAGATCATCCTGA
- a CDS encoding sulfite oxidase-like oxidoreductase has translation MSMDPTDTTDLYQEFGDDRLPPGQRETSAFPVLSKSGTPNWDPETWEFTVTGAVDEELTFSWDEFRELPTVTQRQDFHCVTGWSKFDCEFTGVSFPDIAARAGVHDDAVHVMFSALDDYTTDLPLEDCMRDDVLFTWAFDGEPLPEDHGGPLRVVTPHKYAYKGAKWVDGIEFLTEPQRGYWERRGYSQTADPWQEERYS, from the coding sequence ATGAGTATGGATCCGACGGACACGACTGACCTCTATCAGGAGTTCGGCGACGATCGACTGCCGCCGGGACAGCGCGAGACGTCCGCGTTTCCCGTTCTCTCGAAGAGCGGAACCCCAAACTGGGATCCCGAGACGTGGGAGTTCACCGTCACCGGCGCGGTCGACGAGGAACTGACGTTTTCGTGGGACGAGTTTCGAGAGTTGCCGACGGTCACGCAACGCCAGGACTTTCACTGCGTGACCGGCTGGAGCAAGTTCGACTGCGAGTTCACCGGCGTCTCGTTCCCCGACATCGCCGCTCGAGCCGGTGTTCACGACGACGCGGTCCACGTCATGTTTTCCGCGCTGGACGACTACACGACCGACCTCCCGCTCGAGGACTGCATGCGCGATGACGTCCTGTTCACGTGGGCGTTCGACGGCGAACCGCTCCCCGAGGATCACGGCGGCCCGCTCCGGGTGGTCACGCCTCACAAGTACGCCTACAAGGGCGCGAAATGGGTCGACGGCATCGAATTCCTCACGGAACCCCAGCGCGGATACTGGGAACGACGGGGGTATTCCCAGACCGCAGACCCGTGGCAGGAAGAGCGGTACAGCTAG
- a CDS encoding DnaJ domain-containing protein: MGESYYEVLELDSDATRDEIKSAYRERVLETHPDHSDDPDAAERFRRVTTAKSVLTDGTERARYDRLGHDAYVSLARGPAGGGHSSDGDDANGAADSTGTDTGGSATDNGGATADGRKKSGRSSGARTNRRTRSGTDSDSGARAGNHHARQRSHRQRRRKKRRATGDWPFDGGRSHPNGTPNSGPAAGPGGAADADGDGGGGFRYAVHDWDGAVDLEWEGQPIGGTTAVSVGSIAFLYPMLVVASLTPMFSLSVNAIVAACTLLLVGYLLTTPRLAMVTFGVWSVLFPVGMVGFSLVDPLSFFGLLALGFAWVPFGYAVALWWVLRP; encoded by the coding sequence ATGGGCGAGTCGTACTACGAAGTGCTCGAGCTCGATTCCGATGCTACTCGAGACGAGATCAAGTCGGCCTACCGAGAGCGGGTCCTCGAGACGCATCCGGATCACTCCGACGACCCCGATGCGGCCGAGCGGTTCCGGCGGGTTACGACCGCGAAGTCGGTGCTCACCGACGGCACGGAGCGCGCACGCTACGATCGGCTCGGCCACGACGCCTACGTCAGTCTCGCGCGGGGACCTGCCGGTGGGGGACACTCGAGCGACGGCGATGACGCGAACGGTGCAGCCGACTCGACCGGCACGGACACGGGTGGTTCCGCGACCGACAACGGCGGGGCGACTGCGGATGGCCGGAAGAAATCGGGCCGCTCGAGCGGGGCGCGGACGAACCGGCGGACCCGAAGCGGGACCGACAGCGATAGCGGTGCTCGAGCGGGGAACCACCACGCGCGCCAGCGGAGCCATCGGCAACGCCGACGGAAAAAGCGACGAGCGACTGGCGACTGGCCCTTCGACGGCGGCCGATCGCATCCGAACGGGACTCCGAATTCGGGACCGGCGGCGGGGCCCGGGGGCGCGGCGGACGCCGACGGCGACGGTGGGGGCGGGTTCCGCTACGCCGTCCACGACTGGGACGGAGCGGTCGATCTCGAGTGGGAGGGACAACCAATCGGTGGAACGACGGCGGTTTCGGTGGGATCAATTGCGTTCCTCTACCCGATGCTCGTCGTTGCGAGTCTCACGCCGATGTTTTCGCTGTCGGTGAACGCGATCGTTGCCGCGTGTACACTCTTACTGGTCGGCTACCTGCTTACGACGCCTCGACTCGCGATGGTGACGTTCGGCGTCTGGAGCGTCCTCTTTCCGGTCGGGATGGTGGGGTTTTCGCTGGTCGATCCGCTCTCCTTCTTCGGCCTGCTGGCGCTCGGATTCGCCTGGGTGCCATTCGGCTACGCCGTCGCCCTCTGGTGGGTCCTCCGGCCCTGA
- a CDS encoding isochorismate synthase has product MDRSSGEGRLAGETESSDGVVELVSRSRDLGSVSVSSILDGNVDSRIQWADPDGLELVGRGVAARFSADGTDRFDRIRSQASRAFDRLTHDGPAAARPRAVGGFSFHDGHEPAAPWAGFDAASFVVPQVLVTRTDDGTWLTAVGSRADEVEDRLERWHDRLTTQSTTRPRASPPGVAGTRRTTSPAEWTEQVETALERIAAGRLAKVVLAQALSVDLEGPIDVPATLERLGRQYPNCYRFLVAHDIGGTFFGAPPERLVSKRGDRVETEALAGSVPRGETPAEDETHVERMRADAKFQHEHGLVVDAIREQLAPFARDLTVREQTIRRLATIQHLQTPIEATLEGDRHVLEIVEALHPTPAVGGVPPDAAWETIRDAEPFDRGWYAAPVGWFDAAGDGEFAVALRSGVASDEAVTLFAGNGIVADSDPDDEWDEVQLKFRPILDELR; this is encoded by the coding sequence ATGGATCGATCGTCGGGCGAGGGCCGACTGGCTGGTGAGACCGAGTCGTCGGACGGCGTCGTCGAACTCGTCAGCCGGAGCCGCGACCTGGGGAGTGTTTCCGTCAGTTCGATTCTCGACGGAAACGTAGACTCGCGCATTCAGTGGGCCGATCCCGACGGTCTCGAACTCGTCGGTCGAGGTGTCGCCGCTCGGTTTAGCGCGGACGGTACCGACAGATTCGATCGAATTCGATCGCAGGCGAGCCGAGCGTTCGACCGGCTCACACACGACGGGCCCGCGGCGGCCCGGCCGCGAGCGGTCGGCGGGTTTTCGTTTCACGACGGCCACGAGCCGGCTGCCCCCTGGGCCGGCTTCGACGCGGCTTCGTTCGTCGTTCCGCAGGTCCTCGTGACCCGCACCGACGACGGGACGTGGCTGACGGCCGTCGGAAGCCGAGCGGACGAGGTCGAGGACCGCCTCGAGCGCTGGCACGACCGCCTGACAACGCAGTCGACGACGCGACCGAGGGCTTCGCCGCCCGGCGTCGCGGGAACGCGGCGCACCACCTCGCCGGCGGAGTGGACCGAGCAGGTCGAAACCGCCCTCGAGCGAATCGCTGCGGGTCGGCTCGCGAAAGTCGTCCTCGCGCAGGCCCTTTCGGTCGACCTCGAGGGGCCGATCGACGTTCCTGCGACGCTCGAGCGGCTGGGTCGCCAGTACCCCAACTGTTACCGATTTCTGGTTGCTCACGACATCGGCGGTACGTTCTTCGGTGCACCGCCGGAGCGGCTCGTTTCGAAACGCGGCGACCGCGTCGAGACGGAAGCGCTGGCCGGCTCGGTTCCCCGAGGTGAGACGCCGGCTGAAGACGAGACGCACGTCGAACGGATGCGAGCCGACGCGAAGTTCCAGCACGAACACGGGCTCGTCGTCGACGCGATCCGCGAACAGCTCGCTCCGTTCGCACGAGACCTCACCGTCCGCGAGCAGACGATTCGCCGGTTGGCGACCATTCAGCACCTGCAGACGCCGATCGAGGCGACGCTCGAGGGCGATCGACACGTCCTCGAGATCGTCGAGGCGCTTCATCCGACGCCCGCGGTCGGCGGCGTCCCGCCCGACGCGGCCTGGGAGACGATCCGCGACGCGGAGCCGTTCGATCGGGGCTGGTACGCCGCGCCGGTCGGCTGGTTCGACGCCGCCGGCGACGGCGAGTTCGCGGTCGCGCTTCGCTCCGGCGTCGCGAGCGACGAGGCGGTGACGCTGTTCGCGGGGAACGGAATCGTCGCCGACAGCGATCCCGACGACGAGTGGGACGAAGTACAGCTGAAGTTCCGGCCGATCCTCGACGAATTACGGTAG
- a CDS encoding ribbon-helix-helix domain-containing protein, with protein MPKVEITIPEHLEMQIAQMVERGEFVNREEAIEDLLSTGIKAYKTSGPSDEDEGAGTGFEDDGMMGHDDEYVF; from the coding sequence ATGCCGAAAGTAGAGATCACCATACCGGAGCACCTCGAGATGCAGATCGCCCAGATGGTCGAACGCGGCGAGTTCGTCAACCGCGAGGAGGCGATCGAGGACCTCCTTTCGACGGGCATCAAGGCATACAAGACCAGTGGACCCTCGGACGAAGACGAGGGCGCAGGAACCGGCTTCGAAGACGACGGCATGATGGGCCACGACGACGAGTACGTCTTCTAA
- a CDS encoding DNA-directed RNA polymerase subunit L yields MELRVTESTENELSIEIAGEDHTFMNVLKGALLEHDDVSAATYDVNPEQSGGQTEPILTIKTEGGADPLEALEEGAVTVREKANSFRDAFEAAA; encoded by the coding sequence ATGGAACTGCGGGTCACCGAGAGCACGGAGAACGAACTGTCCATCGAGATCGCCGGCGAGGATCACACCTTCATGAACGTGCTCAAAGGCGCACTGCTCGAGCACGACGACGTCAGCGCAGCGACCTACGACGTCAATCCCGAACAGTCCGGCGGCCAGACCGAGCCGATCCTGACCATCAAGACCGAGGGCGGAGCTGACCCGCTCGAGGCGCTCGAGGAGGGGGCCGTGACCGTCCGCGAGAAGGCGAATTCGTTCCGCGACGCGTTCGAAGCCGCGGCCTGA
- a CDS encoding helix-turn-helix domain-containing protein, giving the protein MTSEEKSITTDKEPSTDPADAFGALSDPLRVDILQALGGYHRETEYEKTIGFADLRRRVGVEDSGRFRYHLKQLHGNFVEKVDGGCRLTYAGMKIVAAILMGTYTDVITKDATELDSDCFVCDNPAVATYENGTCIVSCANDHPLFGWQVPPTAAADATLPEIVDVAELLARQGMERTLNGYCPECYHTIEPEVLAEQTEPPVFRAQCETCGARLISPVGYCLLADPRVAAFYQRHGHDLNKYYIWDLPFIQNEDLCTLVGESPVRVEINVSVAGETLTATVDETGHVTDYQLVGE; this is encoded by the coding sequence ATGACCTCTGAAGAGAAATCAATTACCACTGATAAAGAACCGAGTACGGACCCCGCAGACGCATTCGGAGCACTCAGCGATCCTCTCAGAGTCGATATTCTTCAGGCATTGGGAGGCTATCATCGTGAAACTGAATACGAGAAGACCATCGGATTCGCAGATCTCCGCAGGCGTGTCGGAGTTGAGGATTCCGGACGGTTTCGCTACCACTTGAAACAGCTTCACGGTAATTTCGTTGAGAAGGTTGATGGTGGATGTCGGCTCACGTATGCTGGTATGAAGATCGTTGCGGCTATTCTCATGGGGACATACACCGACGTAATAACAAAGGATGCGACAGAACTTGATAGCGATTGCTTTGTTTGCGACAATCCGGCTGTAGCGACGTACGAGAATGGAACCTGTATAGTTTCCTGTGCCAACGATCATCCGCTGTTTGGCTGGCAGGTTCCACCGACCGCCGCCGCTGACGCAACGCTTCCCGAGATCGTCGACGTGGCGGAGTTGCTGGCACGACAGGGAATGGAACGCACGCTCAACGGGTACTGTCCAGAATGCTATCACACTATTGAGCCAGAGGTGCTAGCAGAACAGACGGAACCCCCCGTTTTTCGTGCCCAGTGTGAGACTTGTGGTGCGCGGTTGATTAGTCCTGTTGGATACTGCCTCTTGGCAGACCCCCGTGTAGCAGCATTTTATCAACGACATGGACATGACCTCAACAAGTACTATATCTGGGATCTTCCCTTCATCCAAAATGAGGATCTATGTACTCTCGTCGGAGAAAGCCCGGTGCGTGTCGAAATCAATGTTTCTGTAGCGGGTGAAACGCTCACAGCAACAGTCGACGAAACAGGGCACGTTACTGACTACCAACTCGTCGGAGAATGA
- the hisF gene encoding imidazole glycerol phosphate synthase subunit HisF has protein sequence MTLTKRIIPCIDVDLDEDGNPAVYTGVNFEDLKYTGDPVEMARAYNRAGADEFVFLDITASAEGRETMLDVVERVADEVFIPLTVGGGIRTTEDIKETLRAGADKVSITTGALERPELINEGAKAFGNQCIVISVDARRRFDEGGEHYVEIDGESCWFECTKKGGREGTGIDVLEWAAEAESRGAGELFVNSIDKDGTKDGYDLPLTSAVSETVDTPVIASSGCGGPEDMYDVFTEAGADAGLAASIFHFDEYSIEETKAYLDEHGVPVRL, from the coding sequence ATGACACTGACGAAACGGATTATCCCCTGTATCGACGTGGATCTGGATGAGGACGGGAACCCGGCGGTCTATACCGGCGTCAACTTCGAGGATCTGAAATACACCGGCGATCCGGTCGAAATGGCCCGCGCGTACAACCGTGCGGGCGCAGACGAGTTCGTCTTCCTCGACATTACCGCCTCCGCCGAGGGCCGCGAGACGATGCTCGACGTCGTCGAGCGCGTCGCGGACGAGGTCTTCATCCCCCTTACGGTCGGCGGTGGCATCCGAACCACCGAGGATATTAAGGAGACACTCCGGGCCGGCGCGGACAAGGTCTCGATCACCACTGGCGCGCTCGAGCGGCCCGAACTCATCAACGAGGGCGCGAAGGCCTTCGGCAACCAGTGTATCGTCATCAGCGTCGACGCCCGGCGACGGTTCGACGAGGGGGGCGAACACTACGTCGAGATCGACGGCGAATCCTGCTGGTTCGAGTGTACGAAGAAAGGCGGCCGCGAGGGGACCGGGATCGACGTCCTCGAGTGGGCCGCAGAGGCCGAATCGCGGGGCGCGGGCGAACTGTTCGTCAATTCGATCGACAAGGACGGAACGAAAGACGGCTACGACCTGCCCCTGACGTCGGCCGTCAGCGAGACCGTCGACACGCCGGTCATCGCCTCCTCGGGCTGTGGCGGCCCCGAGGACATGTACGACGTGTTCACCGAGGCCGGTGCGGACGCGGGACTCGCGGCGTCGATCTTCCACTTCGACGAGTACTCGATCGAGGAGACGAAGGCCTACCTCGACGAGCACGGCGTCCCCGTTCGCCTCTGA
- the menD gene encoding 2-succinyl-5-enolpyruvyl-6-hydroxy-3-cyclohexene-1-carboxylic-acid synthase, whose amino-acid sequence MTAPNRATLWGRVLADELAKSDLEAVCLAPGSRSTPLTVAFAEHAEIDVYSHLDERSAAYFALGRARRTGEPTALVCTSGTAAANFHPAVIEADRARVPLLVLTADRPPELRDSGANQTVDQVKLYGDAVRWDAELPEPEADERKVRSLRTTAARALAETSGVEPGPVHLNCPFRKPLEPIDVPGDVPESFAETLAGAGRDGPFVETIGGTRTLAEDDHRRLLEALEAADRPLFVAGPADPDGLTGLEPAAVAELADRLGAPILADPLSGLRFGPHVGSTGGENGERSRSIYGGYDAYVDELPSPDVVLRFGASPTSKPLRHWLRDADARQFLIDPAGAWREATFTATDLLAADPGAVIDGLLETIAENERTEGDHRDSTTSATVDENWRARFDAAERRHWEIRDEALTASALESEPFEGAILASVFSNAPDPATVFVSNSMPIRDADRFGRPRAADLTVLANRGASGIDGITSTALGAGSATDDPLVLVTGDLAFYHDSNGLLAVDRCDVDATIVLLDNDGGGIFHKLPIEEFDPPFTQQFKTPHGLEFDALGELYGLEFERVAPADFAAAYRRSLETAGTQILAVEFDSEANHRRRDALEERVTEAVASALEEDAVDSSDLF is encoded by the coding sequence ATGACCGCACCCAACCGCGCGACCCTCTGGGGTCGCGTCCTCGCCGACGAACTCGCAAAGAGCGACCTCGAGGCCGTCTGTCTCGCGCCCGGCAGCCGATCGACGCCGCTGACGGTCGCCTTCGCCGAGCACGCCGAGATCGACGTCTACTCGCACCTCGACGAGCGGTCGGCGGCCTACTTCGCGCTCGGTCGCGCTCGGCGGACCGGCGAGCCGACGGCGCTTGTCTGTACCTCCGGAACGGCGGCCGCGAACTTCCACCCCGCAGTGATCGAGGCCGATCGGGCCCGCGTCCCGCTGCTGGTTCTGACGGCAGACCGGCCACCCGAGCTGCGCGACAGCGGGGCGAATCAGACCGTCGACCAGGTCAAACTCTACGGCGACGCGGTCCGCTGGGACGCTGAACTACCGGAACCCGAGGCCGACGAGCGAAAAGTGCGCAGCCTCCGAACGACCGCAGCGCGGGCGCTGGCCGAAACGAGCGGCGTCGAGCCCGGGCCGGTCCACCTCAACTGTCCGTTCCGAAAGCCCCTCGAGCCGATCGACGTGCCCGGTGACGTCCCCGAGTCGTTCGCCGAGACGCTGGCTGGTGCGGGACGAGACGGGCCGTTCGTCGAAACGATCGGCGGGACGCGAACGCTCGCGGAGGACGATCACCGACGGTTGCTAGAGGCGCTCGAGGCGGCCGATCGGCCGCTGTTCGTCGCGGGGCCCGCCGACCCGGACGGTCTGACCGGTCTCGAGCCCGCAGCGGTCGCCGAACTCGCCGACCGGCTCGGTGCGCCGATACTCGCGGATCCGCTGTCGGGACTTCGGTTCGGCCCGCACGTCGGGTCGACGGGCGGGGAGAACGGCGAGAGATCGCGCTCGATCTACGGGGGCTATGACGCCTACGTCGACGAACTGCCGTCGCCGGACGTCGTCCTCCGATTCGGGGCCTCCCCGACGTCGAAACCGCTCCGACACTGGCTTCGGGACGCCGACGCCCGACAGTTCCTGATCGATCCCGCGGGCGCGTGGCGCGAGGCGACGTTCACCGCGACGGACCTGCTGGCGGCCGATCCCGGGGCCGTCATCGACGGCTTGCTCGAGACGATCGCGGAGAACGAACGCACCGAGGGCGACCACCGCGACTCGACGACGAGCGCGACGGTCGACGAGAACTGGCGCGCCCGGTTCGATGCGGCCGAACGACGCCACTGGGAGATTCGCGACGAGGCGCTGACCGCGAGCGCGCTCGAGTCGGAGCCGTTCGAGGGCGCGATCCTCGCATCCGTCTTTTCGAACGCGCCGGATCCGGCGACGGTGTTCGTCTCGAACAGCATGCCGATCCGGGACGCCGACCGGTTCGGCCGGCCGCGAGCGGCCGACCTGACCGTGCTCGCGAACCGCGGCGCGAGCGGGATCGACGGGATCACGAGCACGGCGCTCGGTGCCGGCAGCGCGACCGACGACCCGCTCGTGCTCGTCACCGGCGATCTCGCCTTCTACCACGACTCGAACGGGCTGCTCGCCGTCGATCGCTGCGACGTGGACGCGACGATCGTCCTGCTCGACAACGATGGCGGCGGCATCTTCCACAAACTCCCGATCGAGGAGTTCGATCCCCCCTTCACGCAGCAGTTCAAAACGCCCCACGGCCTCGAGTTCGACGCGCTCGGAGAACTGTACGGTCTCGAGTTCGAGCGCGTGGCTCCCGCGGACTTCGCGGCCGCCTACCGTCGATCGCTCGAGACCGCGGGCACGCAGATCCTCGCCGTCGAATTCGATTCCGAAGCGAACCACCGGCGACGCGACGCACTCGAAGAACGAGTTACGGAGGCGGTCGCGAGCGCGCTCGAGGAGGACGCTGTCGACAGTTCGGACTTATTTTGA
- a CDS encoding rhomboid family intramembrane serine protease codes for MRLLAALLAVVVTASLVGSIAIVRRVHRPARRWQDVARERLVYGVPWGSLVVIAFVVGVYLFVQSGIADFDDPVTIPFRTWSYFYPLGMATAAFSHAGPGHLIGNLAGTVVVAPLAEYAWGHYPDDREPKRSDSWRSNPRIRAFVLFPLAVIGVGLLTSLFALGPVIGFSGVVFALAGFAIVHYPIVTIVGTLGVQSVVLRLYYALQEPISIYTAQPGPPSAPSWAGIAIQGHALGLFIGFVLGIVLLERRGTRPNPLRLWLAVLLFGFSKGLWAIYWYGAENTFVLFQGPGVAIVSVLALVVTLSMTASERPLLPSQVRRLFARSGDRTAGAAGDAEASLARSLELAGGGRSDGIVAGHVDRVREIVGGNRLTPGSDRLSELTHKGAAFLTVIGILAIVAGIAIPANFLVVDESTASSDAAVQIEDYTVEYAEDVPNGLVTGIGIEALEDDEGLESSGVIVASDHREIWLEAVSAQRLAFTGEETVYVGGPGWREAVHVERTGWEPVGNDAVYQVWLWEDGADRQLAHESNDSRAKAQIAGRNVTIGSDDGTFVLSVNSSETDAVTTTPIPDENETVTAGGLTFERDDETIYAAADGTRVAVASQETYNGY; via the coding sequence ATGCGCTTGCTCGCGGCCCTGCTGGCGGTCGTCGTCACCGCATCGCTGGTCGGGTCGATCGCGATCGTCAGACGGGTCCACCGGCCGGCGCGGCGCTGGCAAGACGTGGCTCGGGAACGGCTCGTGTACGGCGTTCCGTGGGGTTCGCTCGTGGTGATCGCGTTCGTCGTCGGCGTCTATCTGTTCGTCCAGAGCGGGATCGCGGACTTCGACGATCCCGTGACGATCCCCTTCCGCACGTGGTCGTACTTCTATCCGCTCGGAATGGCGACCGCGGCGTTTTCCCACGCCGGCCCCGGTCACCTCATCGGTAACCTCGCCGGGACGGTCGTCGTCGCGCCGCTCGCGGAATACGCCTGGGGACACTATCCGGACGATCGAGAGCCGAAGCGTTCCGACTCGTGGCGCTCGAATCCGCGAATACGGGCGTTCGTGCTCTTTCCGCTGGCCGTCATCGGGGTCGGACTGCTGACGAGCCTGTTCGCGCTCGGCCCCGTGATCGGCTTCTCGGGGGTCGTCTTCGCCCTCGCCGGGTTCGCTATCGTCCACTACCCGATCGTCACGATCGTCGGAACGCTCGGCGTCCAGAGCGTCGTCCTGCGTCTCTACTACGCGCTACAGGAACCGATCAGTATCTACACCGCCCAGCCCGGCCCGCCGTCTGCGCCGTCCTGGGCCGGCATCGCTATCCAGGGCCACGCGCTCGGGCTCTTTATCGGGTTCGTCCTCGGCATCGTCCTCCTCGAGCGGCGGGGTACCCGTCCGAACCCGCTTCGGCTCTGGCTCGCCGTCCTGTTATTTGGTTTCTCGAAGGGGCTGTGGGCGATTTACTGGTACGGTGCCGAGAACACCTTTGTGCTATTCCAGGGGCCAGGCGTCGCCATCGTCTCGGTGCTCGCGCTCGTGGTCACACTCTCGATGACCGCGTCCGAGCGCCCGCTCCTCCCATCGCAGGTCCGACGGCTGTTCGCTCGCTCGGGGGACCGAACTGCGGGAGCCGCCGGTGACGCCGAGGCGTCGCTCGCTCGATCGCTCGAACTGGCCGGCGGTGGCCGCAGCGACGGCATCGTCGCGGGTCACGTCGACCGCGTCCGCGAAATCGTCGGCGGAAATCGACTGACCCCCGGGTCCGACCGCCTCTCGGAGCTGACCCACAAGGGGGCCGCGTTCCTGACGGTTATCGGCATCCTCGCGATCGTCGCCGGGATTGCCATCCCCGCGAACTTTCTCGTCGTCGACGAGTCGACTGCGTCCTCGGACGCGGCCGTCCAGATCGAGGATTACACCGTCGAGTACGCCGAGGACGTTCCTAACGGGCTCGTCACCGGGATCGGTATCGAGGCCCTCGAGGACGACGAGGGACTCGAGTCCAGCGGGGTGATCGTCGCCAGCGACCACCGCGAGATCTGGCTCGAGGCGGTTAGCGCCCAGCGGCTCGCCTTTACCGGCGAAGAGACGGTTTACGTCGGCGGCCCCGGCTGGCGCGAGGCGGTCCACGTCGAACGCACCGGCTGGGAGCCGGTCGGAAACGACGCCGTCTATCAGGTCTGGCTGTGGGAAGATGGGGCCGACCGACAGCTCGCGCACGAATCCAACGATTCCCGTGCGAAAGCGCAGATCGCCGGGCGCAACGTAACGATCGGCTCTGACGACGGGACGTTCGTCCTCTCGGTCAACTCGAGCGAGACCGATGCCGTCACGACGACACCGATCCCCGACGAAAACGAGACGGTGACGGCCGGCGGACTCACCTTCGAACGCGACGACGAGACGATCTACGCGGCCGCCGACGGGACGCGGGTCGCGGTCGCGAGTCAGGAGACGTACAACGGCTATTGA